In Brienomyrus brachyistius isolate T26 chromosome 19, BBRACH_0.4, whole genome shotgun sequence, one DNA window encodes the following:
- the LOC125714934 gene encoding pinin-like, translated as MAVAVRTLQDQLEKAKESLKNVDENIRKLTGRDPNELRPGQARRLPIPGPGGGRGRGINALRRGFSDPTGGPPTKQRDIEGALLRLAGDQRARDVRHDSDADDDDDDQKPALQSSVVATTKERTRRDLIQDQTMDEKGKQRNRRMFGLLMGTLQKFKQESTVATEREKKRLEIEKKLEVQAEQERKKAESERRELFEERRTKQSELRLLEHKVELAQLQEEWNEHNAKIVKYIRTKTKPAVFYIPGKMCPATTKLLEESQKKMNAIFKERQEEFAEHLNKMAVRPRRLAMREKEQAEARNEEQQQQEKKKEEGKPVRAEEEEEVDEEEEEAEMELEAPQQVAADAKQTEGEVGRSQGEGQGQQAEAKGDEEEEEEEEEEMEEEDAMGAEVVREVEEQVQGTADSVEMDRGQPGDGQAEVEQGLKVVSPEQVEMEVGDEGGKVGSMEHQEESQENGLEAPPAENPQAPETMGPEQPEVLPEAVPEDHSTQPVVEPKSPGQIGGTQVEPSSRSEVGELPKDPDSRPGGRAKARGRRRSRSSSSSSSSSSSSSSGSSGSSGSSGSSSSSSGSSSSFSSSSSRSRSRDGDSKRKRRPSERERDRKRAGGDRGRRSPKGSGRDAKRPKDKGSDRKSEQKRTVSEGSRSGRRTSRGERDHKSERKDKRR; from the exons ATGGCGGTGGCTGTGAGGACTTTACAGGATCAGCTCGAAAAGGCAAAAGAGAGCTTGAAAAATGTGGATGAAAACATTAGAAAGCTGACGGGGAGGGACCCCAACGAGCTTAG ACCTGGCCAGGCACGGCGGCTACCCATTCCAGGACCCGGGGGAGGCAGGGGACGAGGAATTAATGCATTGAG ACGTGGCTTTTCAGACCCCACTGGAGGACCCCCTACGAAACAGAGGGACATCGAAGGGGCTTTGTTGAG GTTGGCTGGTGACCAGAGAGCGCGAGACGTGCGCCATGACAGTGACGCAGACGATGACGACGATGACCAGAAG CCGGCACTACAGTCCTCTGTGGTCGCCACCACAAAAGAGCGGACGCGCCGAGACCTCATTCAAGATCAGACCATGGATGAGAagggaaagcagag AAATCGGCGTATGTTCGGTCTGTTGATGGGAACGCTTCAGAAATTCAAGCAAGAGTCCACCGTGGCCACAGAGCGG GAGAAGAAGCGCTTGGAGATAGAGAAGAAGCTGGAGGTGCAGGCCGAACAAGAGCGGAAGAAGGCGGAGAGCGAGAGGCGAGAGCTCTTCGAAGAGAGACGTACCAAGCAGTCGGAGCTTAGGCTCTTGGAGCACAAAGTGGAGCTGGCCCAGCTG caagaggaatGGAATGAGCACAATGCAAAAATCGTAAAGTACATCCGCACGAAAACAAAGCCAGCGGTCTTTTACATTCCCGGTAAGATGTGCCCAGCCACCACTAAGCTCTTGGAGGAATCGCAGAAGAAAATGAATG CTATATTCAAGGAGCGCCAAGAGGAGTTTGCCGAGCATTTGAATAAGATGGCGGTAAGACCCAGACGGCTGGCTATGAGGGAGAAGGAGCAAGCAGAGGCCCGGAAtgaggagcagcagcagcaggagaagaagaaggaggAGGGTAAGCCTGTAAGggcggaggaagaggaggaggtggatgaggaagaggaggaagcagAGATGGAGCTGGAagcgccccaacaggtggcgGCAGATGCAAAGCAGACCGAGGGAGAGGTGGGTCGCAGTCAGGGTGAGGGCCAAGGACAGCAAGCAGAGGCTAAGGgggatgaggaggaagaggaggaggaggaggaagagatggAGGAGGAAGATGCTATGGGTGCAGAGGTGGTCAGGGAGGTAGAGGAGCAGGTACAAGGTACTGCAGACTCTGTGGAGATGGACAGGGGTCAGCCAGGAGATGGGCAGGCAGAGGTGGAGCAAGGCTTGAAGGTGGTGAGTCCAGAGCAGGTGGAGATGGAGGTGGGTGATGAGGGTGGGAAGGTAGGAAGCATGGAGCATCAGGAAGAGAGCCAGGAGAATGGCCTGGAGGCACCTCCCGCTGAAAATCCACAGGCCCCGGAGACGATGGGGCCAGAGCAGCCTGAGGTTCTGCCGGAAGCGGTCCCTGAAGACCACAGCACCCAGCCAGTTGTTGAGCCCAAAAGCCCTGGGCAGATAGGTGGGACCCAGGTGGAGCCAAGCAGCCGGTCAGAGGTGGGGGAGCTCCCCAAGGACCCAGACTCCCGACCGGGGGGCAGGGCCAAGGCCAGGGGCCGCAGGAGAAGCCGtagtagcagcagcagcagcagtagcaGCAGCTCGTCCTCCAGCGGCTCCTCCGGCTCCAGCGGCTCTTCCGGCTCCAGCAGCTCGTCCAGCGGCAGCTCCAGTAGCTTCAGCAGCAGTAGCAGCCGGAGCCGCAGCCGCGACGGAGACAGCAAACGCAAGAGGCGCCCCTCAGAGCGAGAGCGCGACCGGAAACGGGCCGGAGGCGACAGGGGCCGGCGCTCACCCAAGGGCAGCGGCCGTGACGCCAAGAGGCCCAAAGACAAGGGCTCCGACAGGAAGTCCGAGCAGAAGCGCACCGTCTCGGAGGGCAGCCGCTCGGGGCGACGGACCTCACGTGGCGAGAGGGATCACAAGTCTGAACGAAAGGACAAGCGCAGGTAA
- the zc3h14 gene encoding zinc finger CCCH domain-containing protein 14 isoform X1, with protein sequence MEIGTEISKKIRTAIKGKLQELGAYVDEELPDYIMVMVANKKNAQQMAEDLSLFLGNNTLKFTVWLHGVLEKLRSVAVEPTPLRTQHPSADPSGAGRGRVASIDDRRGEDLRGLGVSSSHPDRTEARVTTSSVHEHHITTGRLTSAVKPLVELLSSEAIIDIKPELDDDLIAEDLPERGTGGGRTTVPAGHGSARPSVELYRPPPAVRPPGAPARTPGRAQESLHGYRPTEQPYSRPHHTSIQDSRGSRSTREDEVSRKRKAPVASSIVRVSRGDGRESEQLEEEDEEDEEDEDEEGYGGRSGGLSSRVSLPSKPERRPTLPPAKQANKNLILKAISEAQASISKTTNYTTAPQRQMVPVAPRTRSAGDELGTPHLQAPEDHLSPAPREQTYVPTEPASGRQEVQMRSLSSRLQMDVSEQGTRGQQAFIVSEAGGVKPSDTRSFIVRRPEVEELGSVQNRLGGLMEDTVPPTPRTVQTSRDRMETPVCASPKFIVTLDGVPSPLADVMESDTDSGERPRASVHQRLQREQPYSEEEDEPEMDVDVPVKRQKVLERCKFWPVCKSGDECLYHHPTTKCKTFPSCKFGDKCLFVHPNCKYDAKCTKTDCPFTHVSRRGPTAPPRPAAQPSSATCRFFPDCKKMDCPFYHPKACRFAAQCKRTGCPYYHPARSVPPRHALKWTKAPISHVCDH encoded by the exons ATGGAAATTGGGACCGAAATAAGCAAGAAAATACGG ACAGCGATTAAGGGCAAATTGCAAGAACTTGGTGCCTATGTCg ACGAAGAGCTGCCCGATTACATTATGGTGATGGTGGCGAACAAGAAAAACGCACAGCAGATGGCAGAGGACTTGTCCCTGTTCCTCGGCAACAACACCCTAAAGTTTACTGTGTG GTTACACGGTGTCCTGGAGAAGTTAAGATCAGTAGCAGTCG AACCAACTCCGCTCAGGACACAGCACCCCAGCGCTGATCCCAGTGGTGCAGGGAGGGGCCGGGTAGCATCCATAGATGACAGGAGGGGAGAGGATCTACGTGGCTTGGGAGTGTCTAGTTCGCATCCTGATCGGACGGAGGCCCGCGTCACTACTAGCTCTGTGCATGAGCATCACATTACCACTGGACG GCTAACCTCCGCGGTGAAACCCCTGGTAGAGCTCCTGTCCTCCGAGGCCATCATTGACATCAAGCCTGAGCTGGATGACGACCTAATTGCGGAGGATCTGCCAGAAaggggcacaggaggcggcagAACCACAGTGCCAGCTGGCCACGGCTCCGCCCGCCCTTCTGTTGAGCTGTACAGGCCCCCACCGGCGGTACGGCCTCCCGGGGCTCCAGCCCGCACCCCTGGCCGGGCCCAGGAGAGCCTGCATGGTTACAGACCCACAGAGCAGCCTTACAGCAGACCACACCACACCTCTATCCAGGACAGCAGGGGCTCCCGGTCCACCAGAGAG GACGAGGTCTCCCGCAAGCGTAAGGCCCCAGTAGCCAGCTCCATCGTCCGGGTCAGCAGGGGCGATGGGCGGGAGAGCGAGCAGCTGGAAGAGGAAGACGAGGAGGACGAGGAAGACGAGGATGAGGAAGGCTACGGGGGACGGAGTGGTGGCCTGTCCAGCAGAGTGTCCTTACCGTCCAAACCGGAGCGCAG ACCCACTCTGCCTCCCGCAAAGCAAGCCAACAAGAACCTGATACTGAAGGCCATCTCTGAGGCCCAGGCATCCATCTCAAAGACAACGAATTACACAACAG CACCTCAGAGGCAGATGGTGCCGGTGGCCCCCCGCACGCGTTCTGCTGGGGATGAGTTGGGCACGCCCCACCTGCAGGCCCCAGAGGACCACCTCAGCCCGGCCCCCAGGGAGCAGACTTATGTCCCGACTGAGCCTGCGTCAGGCAGGCAGGAAG tTCAGATGAGGTCCCTGTCCTCCCGACTGCAGATGGACGTCTCAGAGCAAGGAACAAGGGGACAGCAAG CCTTTATCGTGTCCGAGGCGGGTGGGGTGAAGCCCAGCGATACGCGCTCCTTCATCGTGCGGCggccggaggtggaggagctggggtCTGTGCAGAACCGGTTGGGCGGCCTGATGGAGGACACAGTGCCCCCCACGCCCCGCACAGTGCAAACCAG TCGGGACAGGATGGAGACCCCGGTTTGTGCCAGCCCCAAGTTCATAGtgaccctggatggggtgcccagccccctggcggATGTCATGGAAAGTGACACGGACAGTGGGGAGAGGCCCAGAGCGAGCGTGCACCAGCGGCTGCAGCGGGAACAGCCTTACTCAGAGG AGGAGGACGAGCCAGAGATGGATGTTGATGTCCCCGTCAAGCGACAGAAGGTTCTGGAGCGATGCAAGTTCTGGCCTGTGTGTAAGAGCGGAGACGAGTGCCTCTACCATCACCCCACGACCAAGTGCAA GACTTTCCCCAGCTGCAAGTTTGGAGACAAGTGTCTGTTTGTCCATCCAAACTGCAAGTACGACGCCAAATGCACCAAGACCGACTGCCCCTTCACCCACGTCAGTCGGAGAGGGCCTACCGCCCCGCCCCGCCCAG CTGCCCAGCCCTCCAGCGCCACCTGCCGTTTCTTCCCTGACTGCAAGAAGATGGACTGCCCGTTTTATCACCCCAAG GCCTGTCGGTTTGCAGCACAGTGCAAGAGGACCGGCTGCCCCTACTACCACCCAGCTCGATCTGTGCCACCTAGACATGCCCTCAAGTGGACGAAAGCCCCAATCAG CCACGTCTGTGATCACTGA
- the zc3h14 gene encoding zinc finger CCCH domain-containing protein 14 isoform X2: MEIGTEISKKIRTAIKGKLQELGAYVDEELPDYIMVMVANKKNAQQMAEDLSLFLGNNTLKFTVWLHGVLEKLRSVAVEPTPLRTQHPSADPSGAGRGRVASIDDRRGEDLRGLGVSSSHPDRTEARVTTSSVHEHHITTGRLTSAVKPLVELLSSEAIIDIKPELDDDLIAEDLPERGTGGGRTTVPAGHGSARPSVELYRPPPAVRPPGAPARTPGRAQESLHGYRPTEQPYSRPHHTSIQDSRGSRSTREDEVSRKRKAPVASSIVRVSRGDGRESEQLEEEDEEDEEDEDEEGYGGRSGGLSSRVSLPSKPERRPTLPPAKQANKNLILKAISEAQASISKTTNYTTAPQRQMVPVAPRTRSAGDELGTPHLQAPEDHLSPAPREQTYVPTEPASGRQEVQMRSLSSRLQMDVSEQGTRGQQAFIVSEAGGVKPSDTRSFIVRRPEVEELGSVQNRLGGLMEDTVPPTPRTVQTSRDRMETPVCASPKFIVTLDGVPSPLADVMESDTDSGERPRASVHQRLQREQPYSEEEDEPEMDVDVPVKRQKVLERCKFWPVCKSGDECLYHHPTTKCKTFPSCKFGDKCLFVHPNCKYDAKCTKTDCPFTHVSRRGPTAPPRPAAQPSSATCRFFPDCKKMDCPFYHPKACRFAAQCKRTGCPYYHPARSVPPRHALKWTKAPIS; encoded by the exons ATGGAAATTGGGACCGAAATAAGCAAGAAAATACGG ACAGCGATTAAGGGCAAATTGCAAGAACTTGGTGCCTATGTCg ACGAAGAGCTGCCCGATTACATTATGGTGATGGTGGCGAACAAGAAAAACGCACAGCAGATGGCAGAGGACTTGTCCCTGTTCCTCGGCAACAACACCCTAAAGTTTACTGTGTG GTTACACGGTGTCCTGGAGAAGTTAAGATCAGTAGCAGTCG AACCAACTCCGCTCAGGACACAGCACCCCAGCGCTGATCCCAGTGGTGCAGGGAGGGGCCGGGTAGCATCCATAGATGACAGGAGGGGAGAGGATCTACGTGGCTTGGGAGTGTCTAGTTCGCATCCTGATCGGACGGAGGCCCGCGTCACTACTAGCTCTGTGCATGAGCATCACATTACCACTGGACG GCTAACCTCCGCGGTGAAACCCCTGGTAGAGCTCCTGTCCTCCGAGGCCATCATTGACATCAAGCCTGAGCTGGATGACGACCTAATTGCGGAGGATCTGCCAGAAaggggcacaggaggcggcagAACCACAGTGCCAGCTGGCCACGGCTCCGCCCGCCCTTCTGTTGAGCTGTACAGGCCCCCACCGGCGGTACGGCCTCCCGGGGCTCCAGCCCGCACCCCTGGCCGGGCCCAGGAGAGCCTGCATGGTTACAGACCCACAGAGCAGCCTTACAGCAGACCACACCACACCTCTATCCAGGACAGCAGGGGCTCCCGGTCCACCAGAGAG GACGAGGTCTCCCGCAAGCGTAAGGCCCCAGTAGCCAGCTCCATCGTCCGGGTCAGCAGGGGCGATGGGCGGGAGAGCGAGCAGCTGGAAGAGGAAGACGAGGAGGACGAGGAAGACGAGGATGAGGAAGGCTACGGGGGACGGAGTGGTGGCCTGTCCAGCAGAGTGTCCTTACCGTCCAAACCGGAGCGCAG ACCCACTCTGCCTCCCGCAAAGCAAGCCAACAAGAACCTGATACTGAAGGCCATCTCTGAGGCCCAGGCATCCATCTCAAAGACAACGAATTACACAACAG CACCTCAGAGGCAGATGGTGCCGGTGGCCCCCCGCACGCGTTCTGCTGGGGATGAGTTGGGCACGCCCCACCTGCAGGCCCCAGAGGACCACCTCAGCCCGGCCCCCAGGGAGCAGACTTATGTCCCGACTGAGCCTGCGTCAGGCAGGCAGGAAG tTCAGATGAGGTCCCTGTCCTCCCGACTGCAGATGGACGTCTCAGAGCAAGGAACAAGGGGACAGCAAG CCTTTATCGTGTCCGAGGCGGGTGGGGTGAAGCCCAGCGATACGCGCTCCTTCATCGTGCGGCggccggaggtggaggagctggggtCTGTGCAGAACCGGTTGGGCGGCCTGATGGAGGACACAGTGCCCCCCACGCCCCGCACAGTGCAAACCAG TCGGGACAGGATGGAGACCCCGGTTTGTGCCAGCCCCAAGTTCATAGtgaccctggatggggtgcccagccccctggcggATGTCATGGAAAGTGACACGGACAGTGGGGAGAGGCCCAGAGCGAGCGTGCACCAGCGGCTGCAGCGGGAACAGCCTTACTCAGAGG AGGAGGACGAGCCAGAGATGGATGTTGATGTCCCCGTCAAGCGACAGAAGGTTCTGGAGCGATGCAAGTTCTGGCCTGTGTGTAAGAGCGGAGACGAGTGCCTCTACCATCACCCCACGACCAAGTGCAA GACTTTCCCCAGCTGCAAGTTTGGAGACAAGTGTCTGTTTGTCCATCCAAACTGCAAGTACGACGCCAAATGCACCAAGACCGACTGCCCCTTCACCCACGTCAGTCGGAGAGGGCCTACCGCCCCGCCCCGCCCAG CTGCCCAGCCCTCCAGCGCCACCTGCCGTTTCTTCCCTGACTGCAAGAAGATGGACTGCCCGTTTTATCACCCCAAG GCCTGTCGGTTTGCAGCACAGTGCAAGAGGACCGGCTGCCCCTACTACCACCCAGCTCGATCTGTGCCACCTAGACATGCCCTCAAGTGGACGAAAGCCCCAATCAG TTAA